The following coding sequences are from one Candidatus Deferrimicrobium sp. window:
- a CDS encoding MFS transporter, with protein MNPPPATGAKIPTPILIACVLTLFLYLGAYMRLPLVPLFAKGLGASTVDVGMINAGFMLAAAALALPLGLLSDRLGRKRLILAGMGISCLTSLILLVARTPLHVGLIYLFSGIGLACFSPAMMSHVGDSSPPNFLGRAYGWYTSALYLGMALGPGLGGVVAAKGFGTAFAVSAAIIGAGVILAGFRVGNPAPSAQRLSGDGNLRSDFGEILRNRVVLGCWLATFFSTYAWGSLFAFFPLYARDLGISIPQTGLIFTTQAGVNALCRIPIGHFQDRTRDRRSFILWGNALFGLCIALTGMSRGPLPLYLLFAGVGATMAVTFTAVGAVLSESVVTRVRGLAMGGYNTCIYGGFMASAATLGFVIQRMGYTAGFAVAGLSCAVATAGVAVLLSRTRGD; from the coding sequence ATGAACCCGCCGCCCGCCACCGGCGCAAAGATCCCGACGCCAATCCTCATCGCGTGCGTGCTGACGCTCTTTCTGTATCTCGGGGCCTACATGCGCCTCCCACTGGTCCCATTGTTCGCCAAGGGGCTGGGAGCCTCGACCGTCGATGTCGGAATGATCAACGCCGGCTTCATGCTGGCGGCCGCCGCCCTCGCCCTCCCGCTGGGCCTCTTGTCCGACCGTCTCGGGCGGAAGCGCCTCATCCTTGCCGGGATGGGGATCTCCTGCTTGACCTCCCTCATTCTGCTCGTCGCCCGGACTCCCCTGCACGTCGGGCTGATCTACCTTTTCTCCGGCATTGGGCTTGCCTGCTTCTCCCCCGCGATGATGTCCCACGTGGGGGATTCCAGCCCGCCGAACTTCCTCGGACGGGCGTACGGGTGGTACACCTCCGCCCTTTACCTCGGGATGGCGCTTGGGCCGGGACTCGGCGGAGTCGTCGCGGCAAAAGGATTCGGGACCGCCTTCGCGGTCTCCGCCGCGATCATCGGCGCGGGGGTGATCTTGGCGGGCTTCCGGGTCGGGAATCCCGCCCCGTCGGCCCAGCGGCTCTCCGGAGACGGAAATCTCCGCTCGGACTTCGGCGAGATCCTCCGCAACCGGGTCGTCCTCGGCTGCTGGCTCGCCACCTTCTTCTCGACCTACGCGTGGGGATCGCTGTTCGCCTTCTTTCCCCTTTACGCCAGGGACCTGGGGATCTCGATCCCCCAGACCGGCCTCATCTTCACGACCCAGGCGGGCGTCAACGCCCTCTGCCGCATCCCGATCGGCCACTTCCAGGACCGGACGAGGGACCGGCGCTCCTTCATCCTCTGGGGGAACGCCCTGTTCGGGCTCTGCATCGCTCTCACCGGAATGTCACGGGGGCCGTTGCCTCTCTACCTTCTCTTCGCCGGCGTCGGCGCCACGATGGCGGTGACGTTCACGGCGGTCGGCGCCGTCCTGTCGGAATCAGTGGTCACACGCGTCCGTGGACTGGCGATGGGGGGATACAACACGTGCATCTACGGCGGGTTCATGGCCTCCGCGGCCACGCTCGGGTTCGTGATCCAGCGGATGGGGTACACGGCCGGGTTCGCGGTCGCAGGACTGTCATGCGCCGTCGCGACGGCCGGAGTGGCCGTGCTACTGTCGCGTACGCGTGGCGACTGA
- a CDS encoding polysaccharide deacetylase family protein — MAASEGDIPAGGGHPRREAPSPPGGASPGQPRRILGLKVDVDTRRGMEEGVPSLLDTLTAFHVPATFFLSFGPDNSGKAVYQFLRNPRFLFKMLRTNAPGLYGFRTALYGTLLPAPMIASAFPGLCREIEARGHEVEFHAWDHRAWQDTLARKGAAWIHEWFLRGFAAYEEALGHRPRAFGAPAWLLTEEAVRVLRDFPLEYLSCTRAPAPFLLEGTGLVEIPSDLPCLEEVGGRNGVPRILSALDSGGDHILPVHAEAEGGIWRDAFVEILRGAVDRGYTIHPLSRIATDRRCEALPGRPFRSALLPGRAVSCSV, encoded by the coding sequence ATGGCCGCGTCAGAGGGAGACATACCTGCCGGCGGGGGACATCCCCGGCGGGAGGCCCCCTCGCCGCCAGGGGGCGCGTCCCCCGGCCAGCCACGGAGAATCCTCGGCCTGAAGGTCGACGTCGACACGCGGCGCGGGATGGAGGAGGGGGTGCCGTCGCTTCTCGATACGCTCACCGCCTTCCATGTCCCCGCGACGTTCTTCCTCTCCTTCGGTCCGGACAACTCGGGAAAAGCCGTGTACCAGTTCCTGCGGAACCCGCGCTTCCTCTTCAAGATGCTCCGCACGAACGCCCCCGGCCTCTACGGTTTCCGGACCGCGCTGTACGGGACGCTTCTTCCAGCGCCGATGATCGCCTCCGCCTTTCCCGGCCTTTGCCGGGAGATCGAGGCTCGCGGGCACGAGGTGGAGTTCCACGCCTGGGACCACCGGGCCTGGCAGGATACCCTCGCGCGGAAAGGGGCCGCGTGGATTCACGAGTGGTTTCTCAGGGGATTCGCCGCGTACGAGGAGGCCCTCGGACACCGCCCGCGCGCGTTCGGGGCGCCGGCGTGGTTGCTCACGGAAGAGGCGGTGCGCGTGCTGCGGGACTTCCCGCTCGAATACCTGAGTTGCACGCGGGCCCCCGCTCCGTTCCTCCTTGAGGGAACCGGCCTCGTCGAGATCCCCTCCGACCTGCCGTGCCTTGAGGAGGTCGGGGGGAGGAACGGGGTTCCCCGGATCCTCTCCGCGCTCGACTCCGGGGGCGACCACATACTCCCGGTACATGCGGAGGCGGAGGGGGGGATCTGGCGGGACGCATTCGTGGAGATCCTTCGCGGAGCGGTGGATCGCGGCTACACGATTCATCCGCTTTCCCGGATCGCGACGGACCGCCGTTGCGAGGCGCTCCCCGGACGTCCGTTCCGGTCGGCTCTCCTGCCGGGGCGGGCCGTCTCCTGCTCCGTGTGA
- a CDS encoding superoxide dismutase → MPYVAKDFGSLVGMDGFSETLLKNHFTLYQGYVTNTNKLSDLLGKMLAEGKTATPEYAELKRRFGWEWNGMRLHEFYFENLGGKGALDPASKLGKAVAAEFGSVEKWESDFRAAGAMRGIGWVVLYQDKAGGRLFNQWVNEHDVGNPAGAVPLLVMDVFEHAFMVDYGLKRADYIAAFFRNVNWQAAEARL, encoded by the coding sequence ATGCCTTACGTTGCGAAGGATTTCGGGTCGCTGGTCGGGATGGACGGTTTCAGCGAGACGCTGCTAAAAAATCACTTCACGCTCTACCAAGGGTACGTGACGAACACGAACAAGCTGTCGGACCTTCTCGGGAAGATGCTCGCAGAGGGGAAGACGGCCACCCCGGAGTATGCCGAGTTGAAGCGCCGTTTCGGATGGGAGTGGAACGGGATGCGCCTGCACGAGTTCTATTTCGAGAACCTCGGGGGCAAGGGCGCCCTCGATCCTGCATCGAAGCTCGGGAAGGCAGTCGCCGCGGAGTTCGGCAGCGTCGAGAAATGGGAATCCGACTTCCGGGCCGCAGGAGCGATGCGCGGCATCGGCTGGGTCGTCCTCTACCAGGACAAGGCGGGCGGGCGCCTGTTCAACCAGTGGGTCAACGAGCACGACGTCGGGAACCCGGCCGGTGCGGTCCCGCTCCTCGTCATGGACGTGTTCGAACACGCCTTCATGGTCGATTACGGGTTGAAACGGGCCGACTACATTGCGGCATTTTTCCGGAACGTGAACTGGCAGGCGGCCGAGGCTCGGCTCTGA
- a CDS encoding nitronate monooxygenase, translating into MKLPELTIGRFKARIPIVQGGMSVRVSTSSLAAAVADCGGIGTIGGSGIPIDELKEDIRKAKRMTNGIVAVNIMFAVKQFMEAVRASIEAGVDMIVTGAGFSRDIFKVGKDHNVPIVSIVSSPEFGKLAERSGADAIVVEAKEAGGHLGTDRPLRELFPEVRKVVKKVPLIAAGGITDGYEIAEMMGKFGADAVQMATRFVLTKECDVSDRFKKTYLNARKEDVVLIKSPVGLPGRAIRNPFLERLLGGGDVYDGECRRGCLKNCSHSFCIIDRLDMSRSGDTEEGLVFTGENVWRIKDIPSVKELIDRLVAEAESVYASASAAALA; encoded by the coding sequence GTGAAACTTCCGGAGCTAACCATCGGCCGGTTCAAGGCAAGGATACCGATCGTCCAGGGAGGGATGTCGGTTCGCGTCTCCACGTCGTCGCTGGCGGCGGCGGTCGCCGACTGCGGCGGCATCGGCACGATCGGCGGCTCCGGCATCCCGATCGACGAACTGAAAGAGGATATCCGCAAGGCGAAGCGGATGACGAACGGCATCGTGGCCGTCAACATCATGTTCGCGGTCAAGCAGTTCATGGAAGCGGTAAGGGCGTCGATCGAGGCGGGAGTGGACATGATCGTCACAGGCGCCGGGTTCTCCCGCGACATCTTCAAGGTGGGGAAGGACCACAACGTCCCCATCGTCTCCATCGTCTCCTCCCCGGAGTTTGGCAAGCTCGCCGAGCGAAGCGGGGCAGATGCGATCGTCGTGGAGGCGAAGGAGGCGGGCGGGCACCTGGGGACCGACCGGCCGCTGCGGGAGCTGTTCCCCGAGGTACGCAAGGTGGTGAAGAAGGTCCCACTGATCGCCGCGGGCGGGATCACCGACGGTTACGAGATCGCGGAGATGATGGGGAAGTTCGGCGCCGACGCGGTGCAGATGGCCACGCGTTTCGTCCTCACGAAGGAGTGCGACGTGTCCGACCGTTTCAAGAAGACGTACCTGAACGCCCGCAAAGAGGACGTGGTTCTGATCAAATCCCCGGTGGGCCTGCCCGGGCGCGCGATCCGCAACCCGTTCCTCGAGCGCTTGCTCGGCGGCGGGGACGTCTACGACGGGGAGTGCCGCCGGGGATGCCTGAAGAACTGCAGCCACAGTTTCTGTATCATCGACCGCCTCGACATGTCGCGCTCGGGGGACACGGAGGAAGGGCTGGTCTTCACGGGGGAGAATGTCTGGAGGATCAAGGATATCCCGAGCGTGAAGGAGTTGATCGACCGCCTCGTCGCCGAGGCCGAGAGCGTGTACGCCTCCGCGTCTGCCGCCGCTTTAGCCTGA
- a CDS encoding MucR family transcriptional regulator — MNRMRKLIHKFLEGIMDKKALLELTTDIVSAHASVNEMGKEELLEELQSVFQKLLSLAGSEGGEGAEVSGELKPAVPVNKAFGADKVVCLVCGKGFTTLKKHIAVSHQMAPKEYRKTFGIPSKTPLVARKYSEAKRKIAQDKGLAAKLAEGRKKKKAGK, encoded by the coding sequence ATGAATAGAATGAGAAAGTTAATACATAAATTCCTGGAGGGAATCATGGACAAGAAGGCGTTGTTGGAACTCACGACGGACATTGTATCGGCACACGCTTCAGTAAATGAGATGGGGAAGGAAGAACTTCTTGAAGAGTTGCAGTCGGTATTTCAGAAGTTATTGAGCCTTGCCGGATCCGAGGGCGGGGAAGGAGCGGAAGTCTCCGGAGAGTTAAAGCCGGCCGTTCCGGTAAACAAGGCGTTCGGCGCCGACAAGGTCGTTTGCCTTGTTTGCGGCAAGGGGTTTACAACGCTGAAGAAACACATTGCCGTAAGCCACCAGATGGCGCCGAAGGAGTACCGGAAGACGTTCGGCATCCCGTCGAAGACCCCCCTCGTCGCCCGAAAATATTCCGAGGCGAAGAGGAAAATCGCCCAGGATAAGGGGCTTGCGGCGAAACTGGCGGAGGGCCGAAAGAAGAAGAAGGCAGGGAAGTAA
- a CDS encoding ATP-binding protein has protein sequence MDYYAQGSLVAAVVALAIAVYLRVFARGDAEARAFSDLSLLIFLWCFPEYLWKTLPSDFWHKVSLAGVMLIPPFALRYCGAAVRTRPRWLPAVFVAGVWASAAFAATIFYDPVLGSPWWNVAALLFVYPYLGAGLYIIVHHGFRESPSAVERKKYQFLVVGGGIASLVAPLNFLPGTGVDFPPLAAFAVLVFFYFMATGILHLHFFELPDIVGRGVVLVIQIFAFAVVFGVMEVVSGRKFWFPLAGVFLISFFLLTFYPFLMRRLGGISADLLVRQSRRVQSVLSDFARKLPESTSLPEIARTVEDALALVPFVERAALWVRPEGGTDEGIGTLPVRPEEYLRAFSRFTKRYPALRIMEHGGSKAADVAIWDDSFDASIPLFLRGSLVASVLFHWRGKRPSFREMDLLIPFLDGIALAVENIRQQQRIQRREHFATVGELAAGLAHEVRTPAGVIKGAAQFLSREARPKEREFLDIIVEEADRLNGVVTEFLEYARPTQRKPQTISLKEPVEKAIALLFRERGERMGAVGRHVLIQEPVPRVNADPSEIERVVYNLLTNAVEAMPGAGDLTVRVTSGGGEARVAVEDTGAGIPEEDRPQLFRPFFTTRERGVGMGLAICRRIVEENGGSVSVETTPGRGSRFTVKLPEA, from the coding sequence GTGGATTATTACGCGCAGGGGAGCCTGGTCGCGGCGGTGGTGGCGCTGGCCATCGCGGTGTACCTGCGTGTCTTCGCGCGGGGGGATGCCGAGGCGAGGGCGTTCTCCGACCTCTCCCTCCTCATTTTCCTGTGGTGCTTCCCCGAGTATCTGTGGAAGACGCTCCCCTCGGACTTCTGGCACAAGGTTAGCCTGGCGGGGGTGATGCTCATCCCGCCTTTCGCCCTTCGCTATTGCGGCGCGGCGGTACGTACACGCCCGCGATGGCTCCCGGCGGTTTTCGTCGCCGGCGTATGGGCGAGTGCCGCGTTCGCGGCGACGATCTTCTACGACCCGGTTCTCGGCTCTCCCTGGTGGAACGTCGCCGCGCTGCTGTTCGTCTACCCGTACCTCGGGGCGGGGCTGTACATTATCGTCCACCACGGGTTCCGCGAATCCCCCTCCGCCGTGGAGCGGAAGAAGTACCAGTTTCTCGTCGTGGGAGGAGGAATCGCGAGTCTTGTGGCGCCTCTCAACTTCCTCCCCGGCACGGGAGTCGATTTTCCCCCCCTGGCAGCGTTCGCGGTGCTCGTCTTCTTCTACTTCATGGCGACGGGGATCCTTCACCTGCACTTCTTCGAGCTACCCGATATCGTCGGACGAGGGGTCGTGCTGGTCATCCAGATCTTCGCCTTCGCCGTGGTCTTCGGAGTGATGGAGGTCGTCTCCGGCCGGAAGTTCTGGTTCCCCCTCGCGGGGGTATTCCTCATCTCGTTCTTCCTGCTGACGTTTTACCCGTTCCTGATGCGTAGGCTGGGCGGCATCTCCGCAGACCTGCTCGTCCGTCAGTCCCGCCGGGTCCAGTCGGTGTTATCCGACTTCGCTCGGAAGCTGCCTGAATCGACGTCTCTTCCGGAGATCGCCCGAACCGTGGAAGATGCCCTGGCGCTGGTCCCCTTCGTCGAGCGCGCGGCGCTGTGGGTTCGCCCCGAGGGGGGAACCGACGAGGGGATCGGGACGCTCCCCGTGCGTCCCGAGGAGTACCTGCGCGCCTTCTCCCGCTTCACGAAGCGGTACCCCGCGTTGCGGATCATGGAGCACGGTGGGTCGAAGGCCGCAGACGTGGCGATCTGGGACGACTCGTTCGACGCCTCGATCCCCCTTTTCCTGCGGGGGTCCCTCGTCGCCTCCGTCCTTTTCCACTGGAGAGGGAAGCGGCCGTCATTTCGGGAGATGGACCTGCTCATTCCCTTCCTCGACGGGATCGCTCTTGCGGTGGAGAACATCCGGCAGCAGCAGCGGATCCAGCGTCGGGAACACTTCGCGACGGTCGGGGAACTGGCCGCGGGACTGGCCCACGAAGTCCGCACGCCGGCGGGGGTGATCAAGGGGGCGGCGCAGTTCCTCTCCCGCGAGGCGCGCCCGAAGGAGAGGGAGTTTCTGGACATCATCGTCGAGGAGGCGGACCGCCTGAACGGCGTGGTCACGGAGTTCCTCGAATATGCCCGTCCGACGCAGCGCAAGCCGCAGACGATCTCCCTGAAGGAGCCGGTGGAGAAGGCGATCGCCCTCCTCTTCCGGGAGCGCGGGGAGCGAATGGGGGCGGTGGGTCGACACGTGCTGATCCAGGAGCCGGTTCCCCGCGTGAACGCGGACCCCTCCGAGATCGAGCGGGTGGTCTACAATCTCCTGACAAACGCGGTCGAGGCGATGCCGGGGGCGGGAGATCTCACCGTTCGTGTCACCTCGGGGGGCGGGGAGGCGCGGGTCGCGGTCGAGGACACCGGCGCGGGGATCCCCGAGGAGGACCGGCCCCAGCTCTTCCGCCCCTTCTTCACGACACGGGAGCGAGGCGTGGGGATGGGGCTGGCCATCTGCCGGCGGATCGTCGAGGAGAACGGCGGATCCGTCTCGGTGGAGACGACCCCCGGGCGGGGAAGCCGGTTCACCGTGAAGCTTCCGGAGGCGTGA
- a CDS encoding sigma-54 dependent transcriptional regulator, whose product MKGTILLAEDDRNLRRVLQATLAREGYEVAATPDGEAAAEWLDTQRADALITDIRMPKMDGLALFRRCRERHPGLPVILITAFGKIEDAVEAMRAGAFDYISKPFDEAELLRVVGNAVATSEVVDREGASAPAEEWFGMVGGSPAWLEVRKVIEKAAASPFSVLITGETGTGKELVARAIHRISGRREGPFLKINGAAIPPTLWEAEMFGYERGAFTGAVQSKPGRFELADGGTFFLDEVGEVPLAAQGKLLRVLEDGEFERVGGVKTLTTDVRLICASNRDLKRETERGRFREDLFYRVSGIPIHLPPLRDRREDLVPLAEFFLARTCRELGVGRKSLSPGTAEALDRYPWPGNIRELENAVARAVALSDDDSLTPAELCLGLTEPETTISPTDVEGERFHESVREHKRSVIRRAIAKAGGSKSRAAEILGLSPTYLSRLLRVLGVEGKGNGA is encoded by the coding sequence ATGAAGGGAACGATTCTTCTGGCGGAAGACGACCGGAATCTCCGTCGCGTCCTGCAGGCGACGCTGGCGCGCGAGGGGTACGAGGTGGCGGCGACGCCCGACGGAGAGGCTGCGGCGGAGTGGCTCGATACGCAGCGGGCCGACGCCCTGATCACCGATATCCGGATGCCGAAGATGGACGGGCTCGCGCTCTTTCGCCGTTGCCGCGAACGGCACCCGGGGCTGCCGGTGATCCTCATCACCGCCTTCGGGAAGATCGAGGACGCGGTCGAGGCGATGAGGGCCGGCGCCTTCGACTACATCTCCAAGCCGTTCGACGAGGCGGAGCTGCTCCGGGTGGTCGGCAACGCGGTCGCCACGTCCGAAGTCGTCGACCGGGAGGGGGCGAGCGCTCCGGCGGAGGAGTGGTTCGGGATGGTCGGCGGCTCCCCCGCCTGGCTCGAAGTGCGCAAGGTGATCGAAAAGGCCGCGGCGTCGCCCTTCTCCGTCCTTATCACGGGAGAGACGGGCACGGGGAAGGAGCTCGTGGCCCGTGCGATCCACCGGATCAGCGGTCGGCGCGAAGGGCCGTTCCTCAAGATCAACGGGGCCGCAATTCCCCCCACACTGTGGGAGGCCGAGATGTTCGGCTACGAGAGGGGGGCATTCACCGGCGCGGTCCAATCCAAGCCCGGCCGGTTCGAGCTCGCAGACGGGGGGACCTTCTTTCTGGACGAGGTGGGCGAGGTGCCGCTCGCCGCGCAGGGAAAACTGCTCCGGGTCCTCGAGGACGGGGAGTTCGAGAGGGTGGGGGGCGTGAAGACCTTGACCACCGACGTGCGCCTGATCTGCGCGTCGAACCGCGACCTGAAGCGGGAAACGGAGCGTGGACGGTTTCGCGAGGACCTCTTCTATCGGGTGAGCGGGATTCCGATCCACCTTCCCCCCCTGCGGGACCGGCGTGAGGATCTCGTGCCGCTGGCGGAGTTCTTCCTGGCGAGAACGTGCCGGGAGCTGGGCGTCGGCAGGAAGTCGCTTTCTCCCGGAACGGCGGAAGCGTTGGACCGGTACCCATGGCCCGGCAATATCCGGGAACTGGAGAACGCCGTTGCGCGCGCCGTGGCGCTCTCGGACGACGATTCGCTCACCCCCGCCGAACTGTGCCTCGGACTGACCGAGCCGGAAACGACGATCTCCCCGACCGACGTCGAGGGGGAGCGGTTCCACGAATCCGTTCGGGAGCACAAACGATCGGTGATCCGGCGGGCGATCGCCAAGGCGGGGGGAAGCAAGTCGCGGGCGGCCGAGATCCTCGGGCTGTCGCCGACCTACCTGTCCCGGCTTCTCCGCGTCCTCGGTGTGGAGGGAAAGGGGAACGGCGCATGA